The genomic interval CCGAGGAGGACGTGCTGGCCTTCATGACCTTTCCCAAGGAGCACCGCGCCAAGATCCACAGCACGAACCCGCTGGAGCGGCTGAACGGCGAGATCAAGCGGCGCACCGAGGTGGTGGGCATCTTCCCCAACGAGGCGGCGATCACCCGGCTCATCGGCGCCATCCTGCTCGAACAGAACGACGAATGGGCGGTGCAGCGGGCACGCTACATGACCCTGGAAACCATCGCCCCCTTGCGCGATGATCTCGCCCTCACGTTGCCCGCTGCGACCGCGTGACTGTCCCGGCCAGACACGCCGGAGACCAGATGAGCGCCCCGGCTCCTACACCACGCCTCCGGACACGACCGTCTGCGGTGTCCGCTTCAGCCGGGCAGCAAGATCCTCGATGGCAGCAGCACGCGCCTCGCTGTGCGGCGGGAAGCGCTCAAGGATGCGGTCAAGGTGTGTGGCGAGGCGTTCGGCCTCGGCCCAGCGCGGGTGGCTCGGTGGGTCGTCGGCTTCCCGTCCCATCGGCCCTCCCGCGAAAGCGTTCGGCTGCAAGAAAATTGTGAGCCGCAACAATTGCACGGATACCCTTGATTCGTCGCTACGACCTTGGTGAGAACACGAGAAAATTTTCAGGAGAAAGCGACAGCGGGGCGCTGCGCTTCGCCAAGCTGGACAGCCTGCTGCGCGGCCATGGCGCGGCGGAGATCGCCGCCTGGATGGCCGTGGACCGGCCGGACCATTGCATCGTCGCCCCGGCCTTTCCCTTCCAGGGACGGGTGACGCGGGGCGGCCGCCAGCACGTCCGGGGCGCGGAAGGCTGGACGGCCGTCGCCACCGATCTGGCGGCCGCCCTGGAAGCGGAAGGCGAGCGGGTGCGGCCGTCCCGTCCCGGCGACCCGGTGCCGCCGGGCGTCAGCCTATGGGACGCCGAGACCGACGCCGACCTCGCCGCCATCGCGGCCAGCGGGCTGGCCCTGTCCGGCCGGGTGCTGTGGTGCGGCAGCGGCGGTCTGGCGGCGGCCCTGGCGGCGGTGATGACCCCTGCCGGGGAGTCGGCGCCGTCGTTCGCCGCCACTCCGCTGCCCCGTCCCCTGCTGGGCCTGTTCGGCACCGACCATCCGGTGACGATGGCGCAGCTCGCCGCCTGCGGCGGCGACGTGCTGGTCCTGCCGGACGGCGGGACCGCCTCCGCGGCCCGCGCCGCCGGGCGTCTGGCGGAGCGCGGCGTTGCGCTGGTCCGTCTCGGCCTGCCCGACGGGCTGGCGCGCGACGCGGCGGCGGAGCGCATCGGGCGGGAGCTGGGCGCGCTGGCCCGCCGCCTCGTCCCGCCGGCGACCCTGCTGGTGTCGGGCGGCGAGACGCTGCGGGCACTGTGTCAGGCCCTCGGCGCCGGCCGCCTCGACATCGACGGTACCCTGCTGCCCGGCGTCCCCGGCTCGACCCTGCGCGGCGGCGCTTGGAACGGGGTGCGCGTCGTCTCCAAATCGGGCGCCTTCGGCGACCCTTCGCTTTTGCGCCGCCTGATCCGCGGGGACGCCCCCGACGCGGACCGGGCGGCACCGGAACCAACGCGCCAGGGCACGCCCCGGCCGCATCGAGGAGAACGAGCATGACCCCCCATCTGGCCATCACCATGGGTGATCCGGCCGGCGTCGGACCCGAGATCATCGTGAAGGCCTGCGCCCGCCTCAAGGAGCGGCTGGACGCCGGAAGCCTGCGGCTTCTGGTGATCGGCAGCAACCCGGCGCTGATGGCGGCGCGCGACGCGCTGGGCAGCGACCTCGCCTTCCCCGAGGTGACGGCGGACGAGGAGTGGCCGGCGCTCGCCTGCCTGCAGGCCGGGCCGGAGGGCGAACCGATCCGCCCCGGCGAGCTGTCGGTGGACGGCGGCCGCTTCGCCTATCTGGCGGTCGAGCGCGCGGTGCGGCTGGCCGAAGCCGGGCGCATCCACGGTCTGGTCACGGCGCCGCTGAACAAGGAGGCGATGAACAAGGCCGGCTACCACTTCGCCGGCCACACCGACCTGCTGGCCGAACTGACCGGCGCCCGCGGCTCGGTGATGATGCTGGCCCACGGCAACATGCGGGTCAGCCACGTCACCACCCACATCGCGCTGGAGGACGTGCCGAAGCGCCTGACGCCGGAGCGGCTGCGCTACGTCATCGACCGCACCGACGAGACGCTGGCCGGGCTGGGGCTGGAGCGCCGCCGCATCGCCATCGCCGCCCTCAACCCCCACGCCGGGGAGGGCGGGCTGTTCGGCCGGCAGGACATCGAGATCACCGCCCCGGTGATCGAGCGCTGCGTGACCGACGGGCTGGACGTGGTGGGGCCGGTGCCGGGCGACACGGTCTTCGTCAAGCTGCGCGCCGGCCAGTTCGACGCGGTGGTCGCCATGTACCACGACCAGGGGCACATCCCGGTCAAGCTGCTGGGCTTCCACGTCGATCCGGCGACCGGCCGGTGGGACGCGCTGAGCGGGGTCAACATCACCCTGGGGCTGCCGATCATCCGCACCTCCGTCGATCACGGCACCGCCTTCGACATCGCCGGCAAGGGCATCGCCAACGAGCTGAGCCTGATCGAGGCCATCGACTACGCCGAGAAGCTGGCCGCCGCCCGCCGGCTCGCCGGCTGAGGAAGGAGCACCCGCCATGACGGAATCCATCCACGCCACCCCGCCCGACGCCATGCCGTCCGCCTTTGCGCCCATCGAGCTGGTCCGGCCCCCGCGCGTCCTGTTCGGCGGCGGGCAGGTCGCCTCGGTCGGCGCCTGGGCGCGGGAGAACGGCATCGCCCGCACGCTGGTGGTGGCCGACGCCTTCAACGCCGCCCGCGTCGGGCTGCTCGACCTGCCGGGCGCGGTCACGGTCTTCGACCGCGTGCGGCCGGAGCCCGACACCGCCAACCTCGACGACCTGCTGGCCGTGGCCGAGGCGGCGGAGCCGCAGCTCGTCGTCGGCTTCGGCGGCGGCAGCGCCATGGATCTGGCGAAGCTGGCGGCGGTGCTGCCGGGCAGCGGCCAGACCCTCGCCGACGTCGCCGGGGCGGAGCGGGTGAGGGCCAAGCGCGCCGCCCTGGCCCAGGTGCCGACCACCGCCGGCACCGGCAGCGAGGCCGGCACCCGCGCCCTGGTCACCGATCCCGCCACCGCCAGCAAGATCGCCGTGCAGAGCCTGCGCATGCTGGCCGATCTGGCGGTGGTCGATCCCGACCTGACGATGACCGTGCCGCGGGCGGTGACCGCCGCCACCGGGGTGGACGCGCTGGCCCATTGCGTGGAGGCCTACACCAACCGCAAGGCCCATCCGGCCATCGACCTCTACGCGCTGGCCGGCATCCGGCTGATCGGGCGCTGGCTGCCGCGCGCCGTGGCCGACGGGTCCGACCGCGAGGCGCGGGCCGGTCTGGCCCTGGCCTCGCTCTACGGCGGCTTCTGCCTGGGGCCGGTCAACACGGCGGCGGGCCACGCCGTCGCCTACCCGCTGGGCACCCGCCACCATGTGCCGCACGGCGCGGCCAACGCCCTGGTCTTCCCCCATGTCCTGGCCTTCAACGCCCCGGCGGTGCCGGAGAAGACGGCGGGGGTGCTGGCGGCGCTGGGGCTGAAGCCGGTCAGCGAGCCGGCGGCGGTCCTTCAGGCGGCGCACGGCTGGTGCGTGGCGCTGGGCTGCACCATGTCGCTCTCCGACCTCGGCGTGCCGGAGGACGACCTGCCCCGCATGGCCGAGGAGGCGCACGCCATCCGCCGCCTGCTGGACAACAACCCGCGCCCGGTCGGGCGGGACGACATACTGGCGATGTACCGCGCCGCCTACTGACGGCCGCCTACCAACGAAGGTCCGGACCGAAGCCGGACCCTCTCAAGAAAAGCCCCCAGGAAACGCCCCCAGGAAATGCCCAAGGTAGATGCGATGAGCAAGATCACAGGACCCTTCGTCGCCGTCGTCACCCCCTTCGACGCGGAGGAGCGGATGAACGAGGCGGCGCTGCGCCGGCAGGTGGCGCGGCAGGCGGCCGCCGGCAACGGCGTCTTCTGCGCGGGCACCAACGGCGAGTTCTACGCGCTCTCCGTCGACGAGAAGCGCCGCGCCGCCGAACTGTGCGTGGAGGCCGCTGACGGCCGCGTGCCGGTGCTGGCCCACATCGGCGAGATCTCCACCCACCAGACCATCGCGCTGGGTCGCGCCATCGCCCGGCTGGGCGTCAAGGCGGTATCGGCGATCACGCCGTCCTTCATCGCCTGCTCGCAGGAGGAGCTGATCGGCTATTACCGTCGGGTGGCGGACGCGCTGACCATGCCGCTCTACCTCTACAACATCCCGGCGCGCACCGGGAACACGCTGACCCCGGAGGCCGCCCGCACCCTGGCCGACCACCCCAACATCGTCGGCATCAAGGACAGCGCCGGTTCGCAGGACAGCCTGGACGGCTTCCTCGCCGTGGCCCGCGAGCGTGACGATTTCGACGTGATGGTCGGCCCGGATTCGCTGATCCTGCACGGGCTGCGCAACGGCGCCGCCGGCTGCGTCTCCGGGCTCGGCAACGTCGCCCCGCTGACGCTGAACCGCATCTGGACCGCCTTCATGGCGGGCGAGAACGAGGCCGCCGAGGCCGCCCAGGCCCATTTCGGCCAGCTCCGCAAGGACCTCTACGCGCTGGGCTTCCCGCCCTCCATGGTCAAGCGGGCGCTCTGCCACGCCATGCCGGAGGTCGGCCACAGCCGCGGACCCGTGCTGATCGACGGGGAGGCCGACCGCGCCATCGCCGCCCTGGCCGCCCGCTACGCCGAGGCCGCCGACGGATCGCAGGAGTGACGACCATGACCATTGCATCGCCCCTGTCCCAACAGGCCGCTCCGCCGCCGGCGCCGGAGCGCCGCGGCCCGCTGGTTCCGGCGGCCGGCGATCCCGCCCGCATCGACGCCTTCCTGCCGTCGCCCTGCGTGCAGAACCACGCCGCCAATCTGGCGCTGCTGCCCAACGGCGACCTGCTGTGCGCCTGGTTCGGCGGCACGCAGGAGGGCATCCCCGACGTGTCCATCCACGTCGCCCGCCTGCCGGCCGGCGGCGACCGCTGGGAGGCGCCGGTCAAGCTGTCCGACGATCCCGGCCGGTCGGAGCAGAACCCGGTGCTGTTCCCGGCGCCCGACGGCACGCTGTGGCTGATGTACACCGCCCAGATCTCCGGCCACCAGGACACCGCCATCGTCCGCTGCCGCGTGTCGGCCGACCAGGGGCGGAGCTGGGGGCCGGTGCGCACCCTGTTCGAGGCCGAGGGCCACACCGGCGTCTTCATCCGCCAGCCGGTGGTCGTGCTGGACAACGGCGACTGGCTGCTGCCGACCTTCCTGTGCCACGGCACGCCGGGCCGCGCCTGGGTGGGCGACCACGACTCCAGCGCCGTGCGCATCTCCAGCGACGGCGGCCGGACCTGGACCGAGCATGCGGTCCCCGGCAGCACCGGCTGCGTCCACATGAACATCGTCCCGCTGGCCGAAGGGCGGCTGGCCGCCTTCTACCGCAGCCGCTGGGCCGACCATGTCTACCGCAGCCTGTCCAGCGACGGCGGCCGGAACTGGAGCGCGCCGGAGCCGACGGAGCTGCCCAACAACAACTCCTCCATCCAGGTGACGGCCCTGTCCGACGGGCGGCTGGCCATCGTCTACAACCACGCCAGCGCCGCCGACGCGACCGGCCGCCGGCTCGGCCTGTACGACGACATTCAAGACGCGGGCGAGGACGCGAGCGACGCGACGGCCTCCGCCGCCCAACCGGCCGCCGAACCTGCGGCGGACGCACCGGCGGAGGGGCGGACGGCCTTCTGGGGGGCGCCGCGCGCGCCGCTGACCCTGGCGCTGTCCTCCGACGGCGGGGTGACCTGGCCGCTGCGCCGCGACCTGGAGGTCGGCGACGGCTACTGCATGACCAACAATTCCAAGGAGAAGCTGAACCGGGAGTTCTCCTACCCGGCCATTCTCCAGACGCCGGACGGCCGGCTGCGCATCGCCTTCACCTATTTCCGGCAGGCGATCAAATACACCGAACTGCCGACCGGATGGGTCGAGGCCTGCCGGGTCGAAACCGGCAGCGGGCGATAAAGGGGAAGGAAGCATGCCCATGAGAGCGACACAGATGGCGCCCATCGCCGGCCTGCGGCCGGTCGCGCCGACGCTGATCCAGATCCGCAACCTGAAGAAGACCTACGCCGCCGGCCGGGTCCAGGCGCTGTCGAACATCAACCTCGACATCGCCGACGGCGAGTTCGTCTGCGTCGTCGGCCCGTCGGGCTGCGGCAAGAGCACCCTGCTGCGCATCCTGGCCGGGCTGGACGATTACGACAGCGGTCAGGTCACGCTGGGCACCAAGACCGTCTCCGGCCCGTCGCGCGACGTCGGGGTGGTGTTCCAGCAGGCCAACCTGCTGCCCTGGCTGACGGTGCGCGAGAACGTGGCGCTGCCG from Azospirillum sp. TSH58 carries:
- a CDS encoding nucleotide-binding domain containing protein — encoded protein: MIRRYDLGENTRKFSGESDSGALRFAKLDSLLRGHGAAEIAAWMAVDRPDHCIVAPAFPFQGRVTRGGRQHVRGAEGWTAVATDLAAALEAEGERVRPSRPGDPVPPGVSLWDAETDADLAAIAASGLALSGRVLWCGSGGLAAALAAVMTPAGESAPSFAATPLPRPLLGLFGTDHPVTMAQLAACGGDVLVLPDGGTASAARAAGRLAERGVALVRLGLPDGLARDAAAERIGRELGALARRLVPPATLLVSGGETLRALCQALGAGRLDIDGTLLPGVPGSTLRGGAWNGVRVVSKSGAFGDPSLLRRLIRGDAPDADRAAPEPTRQGTPRPHRGERA
- a CDS encoding iron-containing alcohol dehydrogenase, which produces MTESIHATPPDAMPSAFAPIELVRPPRVLFGGGQVASVGAWARENGIARTLVVADAFNAARVGLLDLPGAVTVFDRVRPEPDTANLDDLLAVAEAAEPQLVVGFGGGSAMDLAKLAAVLPGSGQTLADVAGAERVRAKRAALAQVPTTAGTGSEAGTRALVTDPATASKIAVQSLRMLADLAVVDPDLTMTVPRAVTAATGVDALAHCVEAYTNRKAHPAIDLYALAGIRLIGRWLPRAVADGSDREARAGLALASLYGGFCLGPVNTAAGHAVAYPLGTRHHVPHGAANALVFPHVLAFNAPAVPEKTAGVLAALGLKPVSEPAAVLQAAHGWCVALGCTMSLSDLGVPEDDLPRMAEEAHAIRRLLDNNPRPVGRDDILAMYRAAY
- a CDS encoding exo-alpha-sialidase, producing the protein MTIASPLSQQAAPPPAPERRGPLVPAAGDPARIDAFLPSPCVQNHAANLALLPNGDLLCAWFGGTQEGIPDVSIHVARLPAGGDRWEAPVKLSDDPGRSEQNPVLFPAPDGTLWLMYTAQISGHQDTAIVRCRVSADQGRSWGPVRTLFEAEGHTGVFIRQPVVVLDNGDWLLPTFLCHGTPGRAWVGDHDSSAVRISSDGGRTWTEHAVPGSTGCVHMNIVPLAEGRLAAFYRSRWADHVYRSLSSDGGRNWSAPEPTELPNNNSSIQVTALSDGRLAIVYNHASAADATGRRLGLYDDIQDAGEDASDATASAAQPAAEPAADAPAEGRTAFWGAPRAPLTLALSSDGGVTWPLRRDLEVGDGYCMTNNSKEKLNREFSYPAILQTPDGRLRIAFTYFRQAIKYTELPTGWVEACRVETGSGR
- the pdxA gene encoding 4-hydroxythreonine-4-phosphate dehydrogenase PdxA, with the protein product MTPHLAITMGDPAGVGPEIIVKACARLKERLDAGSLRLLVIGSNPALMAARDALGSDLAFPEVTADEEWPALACLQAGPEGEPIRPGELSVDGGRFAYLAVERAVRLAEAGRIHGLVTAPLNKEAMNKAGYHFAGHTDLLAELTGARGSVMMLAHGNMRVSHVTTHIALEDVPKRLTPERLRYVIDRTDETLAGLGLERRRIAIAALNPHAGEGGLFGRQDIEITAPVIERCVTDGLDVVGPVPGDTVFVKLRAGQFDAVVAMYHDQGHIPVKLLGFHVDPATGRWDALSGVNITLGLPIIRTSVDHGTAFDIAGKGIANELSLIEAIDYAEKLAAARRLAG
- a CDS encoding dihydrodipicolinate synthase family protein, with the translated sequence MSKITGPFVAVVTPFDAEERMNEAALRRQVARQAAAGNGVFCAGTNGEFYALSVDEKRRAAELCVEAADGRVPVLAHIGEISTHQTIALGRAIARLGVKAVSAITPSFIACSQEELIGYYRRVADALTMPLYLYNIPARTGNTLTPEAARTLADHPNIVGIKDSAGSQDSLDGFLAVARERDDFDVMVGPDSLILHGLRNGAAGCVSGLGNVAPLTLNRIWTAFMAGENEAAEAAQAHFGQLRKDLYALGFPPSMVKRALCHAMPEVGHSRGPVLIDGEADRAIAALAARYAEAADGSQE